From a region of the Nitrospira sp. genome:
- a CDS encoding PAS domain S-box protein translates to MTLPKASPPDVQVEVQADGTPHRYSWLTFLIVWISVFALGNGIILLGAVERRLVAASGEELMLAAACVSDKLDQLLYERYGDTRMIARTLANHIADQPYLTDYLKSIKLSYVPVYAWLGVTNRQGIMTASTESSLVGQDFSKNAWFESARVDRKIVADDVGGHQADNGIETVAFTAPMLDPEGNFLGVVISRIAVTTVEEIALRTIRSLELRAGFVGSVEYQMITRHGDAFVDSDLAYKGNVNLREMGLPSAVVSRDGRTGFLEEDHLRRHVRAVTGFASSKGFRDFPGLNWTVLMRMDREDVLLPIRSVLWKVGTVGIIVWLALVVFLLWTTARLRAEYRQAQQESAWARAAEAALRQSEERNRAIVDTALDGVITIDAAGIVTEWNAQATAIFGWTRDEALGKLLSETIIPERDREAHAQGIREYLRTGVGPVLNRRIEIAARHKDGHEFPVELAVSPARIGETYMFSAFVRDITDRRWAERRLASQYAVTRVLSEAVTMEEAVPRIIEAVGESLEWDLGVFWRVDKHTGTLRCLHHWQTGAISADEFVAMDQGQSFKPGIGLPGRIWECGRPVWIRDVALDPTFVRADLAAKTGLHGAFGFPIRIGGEIEGVIEFFSHQIREPDGELLSMIADVALKIGQFGERTRAEEALRQTEAQLRQAQKMEAVGRLAGGVAHDFNNLLTVIRGYSELILSRLAQGDASRREMEEVKKAADRAAGLTSQLLAFSRRQFVTTKVVDLNAIVMNMDGMLRRLLGEDIIELCADLQTKLGSIKADPGQIEQVIMNLAVNARDAMPTGGKVTIETRNVTIGKGPRRETMMLDQGSYVLLAIRDTGQGMSEETQSHLFEPFFTTKEKGKGTGLGLSTVYGIVKQSGGTIGIESKLGLGTTCKIFFPRVEEAVQAVPVGSGNVGRAIGRETILVVEDDPSVRGLVQDALRLNGYEVLVARHGIEALLTGAKHMGPIHLLLTDVAMPQMSGPEVAEKLTVVRPEIKVLYMSGYPDHPVFAQGGVKRDTAFLQKPFTPNILTQKVREVLDGKKVA, encoded by the coding sequence ATGACATTGCCGAAGGCTTCGCCACCGGATGTGCAAGTGGAGGTACAAGCGGACGGCACACCCCACCGGTATAGCTGGCTCACGTTTCTGATCGTCTGGATCAGCGTGTTCGCGCTGGGGAACGGCATCATTCTCCTCGGTGCCGTCGAGCGTCGCCTCGTCGCCGCCTCCGGAGAAGAGCTGATGCTGGCGGCGGCCTGTGTGTCGGACAAGCTGGATCAGCTGCTTTATGAACGCTACGGCGATACCCGGATGATAGCCCGGACGCTGGCCAATCATATCGCCGACCAGCCCTACCTAACCGACTATCTCAAGTCGATCAAATTGAGCTACGTACCGGTTTATGCCTGGTTGGGGGTGACAAACCGGCAAGGCATCATGACGGCTTCGACGGAAAGCTCACTGGTCGGGCAAGATTTCAGCAAGAACGCATGGTTTGAGTCGGCTCGGGTGGATCGGAAAATTGTGGCCGACGACGTCGGGGGCCATCAGGCGGACAATGGAATCGAAACAGTGGCCTTCACCGCGCCGATGCTCGACCCGGAAGGCAACTTCTTGGGCGTGGTGATCAGCCGGATCGCGGTGACCACGGTCGAAGAGATCGCCCTCCGGACTATCCGATCCCTGGAACTCCGCGCAGGGTTTGTGGGGTCGGTTGAATATCAGATGATCACCCGGCACGGTGACGCCTTCGTGGATTCTGACTTGGCATACAAGGGCAACGTGAATCTGCGGGAGATGGGGCTGCCCTCCGCCGTGGTGAGCCGGGACGGCCGGACGGGATTTCTCGAAGAGGATCACCTGCGGCGGCATGTGCGGGCTGTCACTGGATTTGCCTCGTCCAAGGGGTTCAGGGATTTCCCCGGTCTCAACTGGACGGTGTTGATGCGGATGGATCGCGAAGATGTGCTCCTCCCGATCCGATCTGTGCTGTGGAAGGTCGGGACAGTCGGTATCATCGTCTGGTTGGCCTTGGTCGTGTTCCTCCTATGGACGACGGCGCGATTGCGCGCAGAATATCGCCAAGCCCAACAGGAAAGTGCATGGGCGAGAGCCGCGGAAGCGGCGTTGCGGCAAAGTGAGGAACGGAATCGAGCGATTGTCGATACGGCGCTCGACGGAGTGATCACCATCGATGCTGCCGGGATCGTGACGGAGTGGAACGCCCAGGCCACAGCTATCTTTGGGTGGACCCGCGATGAAGCGCTTGGGAAGTTGCTTTCAGAAACCATCATCCCTGAGCGTGATCGAGAGGCCCATGCCCAAGGGATTCGGGAGTATCTCAGGACCGGGGTCGGTCCTGTGCTGAATCGACGGATTGAGATTGCTGCCCGGCACAAAGATGGTCACGAGTTTCCGGTCGAGCTCGCTGTCTCGCCGGCGCGCATCGGCGAAACGTATATGTTCAGCGCCTTCGTCCGCGATATTACGGACCGCCGCTGGGCAGAACGTCGCCTCGCCTCGCAGTATGCGGTCACGCGCGTCCTCTCCGAGGCCGTGACAATGGAGGAAGCGGTCCCAAGAATCATCGAAGCTGTCGGAGAGAGTCTTGAATGGGATTTGGGTGTCTTTTGGCGGGTGGACAAACACACGGGGACATTACGGTGTCTCCATCATTGGCAAACAGGGGCGATCTCTGCCGATGAGTTCGTGGCCATGGACCAGGGTCAGAGCTTTAAACCAGGGATAGGGTTGCCGGGTCGGATTTGGGAATGCGGACGGCCGGTATGGATCAGAGATGTAGCGCTCGATCCCACCTTTGTTCGAGCGGATCTGGCGGCCAAGACGGGGCTTCACGGAGCCTTTGGGTTTCCGATTCGTATCGGAGGTGAAATCGAAGGCGTCATCGAGTTCTTCAGCCATCAGATACGCGAGCCGGATGGAGAGCTGCTGAGCATGATCGCCGATGTTGCCCTCAAGATCGGGCAATTCGGGGAGCGCACCAGAGCCGAAGAGGCGTTGCGCCAGACTGAGGCGCAACTTCGCCAAGCGCAGAAGATGGAAGCGGTGGGACGGCTCGCCGGCGGCGTGGCCCATGACTTCAACAATCTGCTGACCGTGATCCGTGGATATAGTGAGCTGATCCTCAGCCGCTTGGCGCAGGGCGATGCTTCGCGACGTGAAATGGAAGAGGTGAAAAAAGCCGCTGACCGGGCGGCCGGCCTCACCAGCCAGCTGCTGGCCTTTAGCCGACGGCAATTCGTGACCACAAAGGTCGTGGACCTGAACGCGATTGTCATGAACATGGACGGAATGCTCCGCCGATTGTTGGGTGAGGACATCATTGAACTGTGCGCCGACCTCCAAACGAAATTGGGATCGATCAAGGCCGATCCGGGGCAGATCGAGCAGGTGATCATGAATCTTGCCGTCAACGCTCGGGATGCCATGCCGACGGGAGGTAAGGTGACGATCGAGACCCGGAACGTCACGATCGGGAAAGGCCCTCGGCGCGAAACGATGATGCTCGATCAAGGCTCCTACGTGCTCTTGGCGATTCGGGATACGGGGCAGGGTATGAGTGAAGAAACCCAATCGCATTTGTTTGAACCCTTCTTTACCACGAAAGAAAAGGGGAAGGGGACGGGGCTCGGATTGTCAACCGTGTACGGTATCGTGAAGCAAAGCGGTGGAACGATTGGGATTGAGAGCAAACTGGGGTTGGGAACCACCTGCAAGATCTTTTTCCCAAGAGTCGAAGAGGCCGTGCAGGCCGTGCCGGTAGGCAGCGGAAACGTAGGCCGGGCAATCGGACGAGAAACGATCCTCGTAGTCGAGGACGACCCGTCGGTTCGTGGGCTTGTACAGGATGCACTTCGCTTGAACGGGTATGAGGTCTTGGTGGCGCGTCACGGCATCGAAGCGCTCCTGACCGGCGCGAAGCACATGGGTCCGATTCATTTGTTGCTGACCGACGTTGCAATGCCGCAGATGAGCGGGCCTGAGGTGGCGGAAAAGCTGACGGTTGTACGGCCGGAGATCAAAGTTTTGTATATGTCTGGATATCCCGATCATCCGGTGTTCGCGCAAGGAGGAGTGAAACGAGATACGGCGTTTCTCCAGAAACCATTCACACCGAATATCCTCACGCAAAAAGTTCGTGAAGTCCTCGACGGGAAGAAGGTTGCCTAG
- a CDS encoding DUF2156 domain-containing protein — MNLITLDSKLLMRTLPQLVPDSTCLRCDVCCRFPEADSFLRPYFTRQEIADAVMHGVSDSFFPDKSGTQVDLVKNSAGEGYLCPAFDGESGRCGIYDVRPLDCQLYPLALMWDALGQEILLGWDTKCPFMREESSSAIRVYAEHMASFLESDTIVERIVAHPRLIGPFQDDVVVLRTLPHLTARLAPRQIDSRLRPLTASDAPYITEALERAQVLRHDTPAAFAFPYHYIWTSLLPSWWMESNDTLFLFAKSPDGWFMLLPPLGPGPLDQAVDQAFALMRQWNGRSPVSRIENVTESQKRFLERDGVSFRKKDGDYLYSAAALAALAGDHYKSQRALCNRAGRDYAIAIEPYRAEYGGDCALLHRRWADQKRQGNLDCMGKLLLEDAEAAHSRVFREHEQIGLSGTVVKINNDVAAYTFGYWLTPHTWAILLEVADRSIAGLAQWVFRETCRTAMAKGAVYINAMDDAGLPGLRRAKLGYRPMAVIENWTMTDFLR; from the coding sequence ATGAATCTCATTACATTGGATTCCAAACTTCTTATGAGGACGCTGCCCCAGTTGGTGCCTGATTCAACGTGTTTACGCTGTGATGTCTGCTGCCGTTTTCCGGAAGCGGACAGTTTTTTGCGCCCGTACTTTACGCGCCAAGAAATCGCCGATGCCGTGATGCATGGAGTGTCCGATTCGTTCTTTCCCGACAAGTCCGGCACGCAAGTCGATCTCGTCAAGAATTCAGCGGGCGAGGGATATCTCTGTCCTGCTTTTGATGGAGAGTCCGGCCGGTGTGGAATCTACGACGTGCGCCCGTTGGATTGTCAACTCTATCCGCTGGCACTGATGTGGGATGCATTGGGACAGGAAATCCTTCTTGGCTGGGATACCAAGTGCCCCTTTATGCGCGAAGAGTCTTCCAGTGCGATTCGCGTCTATGCCGAGCATATGGCAAGTTTCTTGGAGTCTGACACCATTGTTGAGAGGATTGTTGCTCACCCTCGTCTGATTGGCCCCTTTCAGGACGATGTGGTCGTTCTCCGAACACTTCCGCACCTGACCGCCCGTCTCGCGCCAAGGCAAATTGATTCTCGGCTCCGCCCATTGACGGCCTCGGACGCGCCGTATATCACGGAGGCGCTCGAACGAGCTCAGGTGCTCCGCCATGACACGCCGGCCGCTTTCGCATTCCCGTACCATTACATATGGACGTCGCTGCTCCCCTCATGGTGGATGGAATCCAATGATACGTTGTTCCTCTTCGCGAAATCTCCAGACGGGTGGTTCATGCTGCTGCCACCGCTCGGGCCTGGTCCTTTGGATCAGGCGGTCGATCAAGCCTTTGCATTGATGCGTCAGTGGAATGGGCGATCGCCGGTGAGTCGAATCGAAAACGTGACTGAGTCACAAAAGCGCTTCTTGGAACGCGACGGGGTTTCGTTCAGGAAAAAGGATGGGGATTATCTATACTCCGCCGCTGCGCTTGCTGCATTGGCAGGAGACCACTATAAATCCCAACGGGCGCTTTGCAATCGAGCCGGCCGAGACTACGCCATCGCGATCGAACCGTATCGTGCTGAATATGGAGGTGATTGCGCGCTTCTGCACCGACGGTGGGCAGACCAGAAGCGTCAGGGGAATCTCGATTGCATGGGGAAGCTGCTGTTGGAGGACGCCGAAGCCGCCCATAGTCGTGTTTTTCGAGAACACGAGCAAATTGGACTGTCGGGTACAGTGGTCAAAATCAACAATGACGTTGCAGCCTATACCTTCGGTTACTGGCTGACTCCTCACACCTGGGCCATCTTGTTGGAAGTTGCAGATCGCTCGATCGCGGGTCTGGCGCAGTGGGTTTTCCGCGAAACCTGTCGAACTGCGATGGCCAAAGGGGCAGTCTATATCAATGCCATGGACGATGCAGGCCTTCCCGGGCTGCGCAGGGCTAAGCTGGGGTATCGCCCCATGGCCGTCATCGAAAATTGGACCATGACGGATTTTCTACGATGA